In the Halictus rubicundus isolate RS-2024b chromosome 12, iyHalRubi1_principal, whole genome shotgun sequence genome, aaaagcTGTAGAGAAAATTTGTCCACCATGGGTAGTAAATGAACCTAAACTAGAGCTTGATGTTCAGGAAAATGAATTCCTGAATGACACATTCAATTTTGTAGAACTTAACTATGCAATAGAAAAAACAAACCAGGACTCTTCTCCAGGACCGAATGGCATAGATTACAAAATGATAAGAAATATGCCAATAAGATGCAAACTACTACTCCTGGACATATTTAACGAAATTTATACATCACAAATCATACCAGAAGATTGGAAAAACTGTCAGATCATATTCATTAAGAAACAAGATGGAACTAGCTACAGACCTATAACATTATCCTCATGTATGTGCAAGCTGTTTGAGAGAATGTTGAATAATAGAGGTGGTGGTCAATGGTGGTCGGAGCGACAAGGAATAATACCAACTACCCAATCAGGATTTAGAAAAGGGAGATCCTGCGTTGACAACCTCATCAATCTCACAACATATGTTAAAGCAGGTTTGGTAAATAAGCAGTACACTCTAGCAGCATTCTTGGACGTAAGTGCAGCTTTTGATAATGTTCAATGTAATATTCTATTGAAAAAACTAGCCGATATATCAGTTCCGATAAGAGCACTTAATTTCATAGCTAATTGGATGCACTGCAGATCTGTAAATATTGCAAACTGCAACTACAGGAGACAAATTTATAAGGGGATTCCACAAGGGGGAGTATTGAGTCCCTGGCTATATACTGTGTATGTTTCACAAATTTTTAAAGGAATATCAAAGGATATACAAATATCCCAGTACACAGACGACATTGCTATATATGACAGAAATAGCTCATTAGAGAGAGCTAGAGTACAAATAGAACAAGCGATAGAAATAGTTAATTATAATCTAAAGCAAATCGGGTTAGATTTATCTCCAAAGAAGActgaaatagtaatttttaataataggaATCTAAGACTGAACACTATTCCCATAAGAGTAGAACAAGACATTAAGTATAATACAGGACAAGTAAAATTCTTAGGCATGATCTTAGATAATAATCTAACTTTCAATAGTCACATAGATAATATGAGGAAACAATGTACTAAAGCATTGAACATTATAAAGTTTCTTAGAGGAGTATGGTGGGGAGCAGACCCAGAGACGCTGCTAAtaatctacaaaacgtatataAGGTCCAGGATGGACTATGCCTCTTTCATCTATTACCCTGAAGAAGagcataaaaaaaaagaattgaatcCATTCAAACAATGGCAATAAAGATGGCATTAGGTCTACGTATGAGTACACCATCAAATGTAGTACTATCAGAGGCATGTATACCATATATGCAGGACAGAGCATCCCTTCtatgtaaattatatttaaGCAAAATCATTTCGAACACACAGCACAGTACCATTAAACACATAGAAGAATTTAGACACATAATCAACTCACCTAACAACGCaggagaaaaatacaaaaacagcataataaataaatgtataaaggAAGTCAAGGAAGTGGAATACCTGTACTTCAAAAAAGACAACTACTCATGCTTGGCAACAGACTATAGGTCACTAATGACAGAAATAGGAAGCAACATAGACAGTGGAAAACAGCTACAAGAATCTGACGCAGCAAACTATGATTTTAACACCATCTTAGAGGAAAAGTATAAGGAAAGTATATGCATCTACACCGATGGCTCGAAAGGCACCAAGGAAATATCCACAGGAGCAGCTATTTATTGCCCTAAAATGCGTTTACAGCAGACGAGTAGCATACATAAAGCAGCTTCAGTTTATACAGCGGAATGCTATGCCAACACAATGGCTCTGAACCTGTGCCTGGAGGATGTTGTAAAGTCATACGTCATAATCACAGACTCTCTTAGTGCCGTACAAAGTTTAACTAGTGTAAATGTAAATGTTAAAACTAACAATTATATTTTAGAAGGTAAGCGTAAGCTCAAAGAGTTCATAGACAAAAGTACAAACAATAGCAAAGTAGAATTTATGTGGATTCCCTCGCATCGAGGTATCGAAGGAAATGAAGTTGTAGATCGATTAGCAAAAACAGTGACAATAACTGACCATAATGAGCAAATTAAGATACCCTATACAGACTTCAAACAAATTTATAGTGAACAAATGTGGGAGGATTTTCAGGACAATCTTAAATATCAGTTTATTTCAAAAGGCATACtttattatgaaaattattatgaTACAAGAAAGAAACCATGGTTTCACAAAAGAGGAATGCTAAGGGATGTAATTGTTAGAATTTGTAGATTAAGATCTAATCACTATAACACTAAGGAATCACTAGCTAGAAAAAGGATAATAGAAAGCACGGAATGTGAGTGTAGAAATCCTGTAGAAAGCATGAACCACATATTATGGGACTGTCCTCTATATGACATGGGTAGACAagactttattaaaaaattaagaaaacttAATATAAATCCTCCAGTAGATATAAGTTATTTTTTAAGCGAACCAAAGATTAGACTGCTAAAAATACTCAAAGAATATTGTGATGTAAACGACATTAAAGTATAAGGTATaataacaaaacaaaaataCTAAGAAAAAGTGCAACATATAGTACTGTGTAAGTCTAATTGTAACTTAGATATAAGTTATGAATATACAGTTGGCTAATGGATCCGAGTGGATTCAAGCCTTGTtatatttttgttgttgttaagCTTAATAGCAATaaagatatttaataaaaaaaaaaaaaaaaaaaaaaaattatcttgtaagggtaacttcaactctgtcgcactcgagtggctatgtttacgtctactgcctcgtctcattggacaagatatagatacgtcatcgcattcctgccagggaaccttccatcatttttaggtcattatggacaagaattcagaagttttccatatacattttttcgtgtcgtaagataaaacgatgcaatttatgtggaattaattcttcttattctacaaattatcgaGTCATTCCATGCGATATCAGACACTCATGTCATCAGAATttgagacatagtccccaaaaaatgatcgaattcaaaTGGCACGATCCCCTTTctaagggtctcttcatacttgccgggaccggagggttttacgtacggactataggtccaaatgccgtgttgccgatattctgtcgaagctcgagcgccttcgttccggccattggactattcccagagaccgccgttgtccggcagctgagcaagcggctgatcattaccagatggcctttcgagaccgcgttgacagttccctgctgtgcgtggcacaaaaaaaaagtttctcggggctctacagctccttaggtaaactatccgtatctctcctctagaacattatggaaataggaatcgttcctacctcttcgtgaaacagcatcacacatccttatatattaacgtaaaatatacatatatagtaaaaacgagaatatttgttttttttttataggaagtattcacgttaggaagtggatcatgccttgtgaattcgatcatttttgggtggactatgtctcgacttttgatgacattgaaatgtgttgtggtccaagtgaaactggaagaaatccgaaacaatacacccaaaagtgtccgatatcgtgtgtaatgactcaattacatggtaatttgtagaataagaagaattaattccacataagttgcatcgttttgtcttacgacacgaaaaaatgtatatggaaaacttctgaattcttgtccataatgacctaaaaatgattagatggaaggttccctggcaggaatgcgatggcgtatctatatcttgtccaatgagacgagacagtagacgtaaacataggcgctcgagtgcgacagagttgaagttacccatgcaagacaattagcaaaggacgcacgctgggtgcttcactgtctcggtctcgttggacagagcataggtacgaatgcgcggctgattggatcagagtgcaagggacaggcctcgtttcacacgtattttcggctacagtcgaaatattggctacagcggtcacacatactatgtagcgtgtgacgtcgaagccaagatactgggtctgcgggcgcggcggagatgagcataggcagatctaacgatagactccccaaaaatggtggcactgaaagaatggcgacattaaaatggtcttttttgggttgcgtcgtaagaccttacgtacgacgcgacaagcacgcgaccaaggccaggtataaaaatccctatcgacgacctaccgaccatggacgtcataaatcaaaaatccttccgattgtacccaccactttcgtaatttttaagccagccgaatgcagcacatgcggaacattgtacaccgttagcgtactaagatttacaaccgtagatgcttgcgaaccaaatgttatacgtatatttccacttttccaattttccactatttccaccagctttcgaacacaccttgcaaccaatgaattctaatcattttaaacttgttctccggagttttgacttataatcacttataagatacaagatataatttaactatgctacaattgatttgtgaagctgattgtcatcgttccatcgttaaattagattatagtttgaaccattacttcttaacattacaactcagatgaacaatattcttttctctacttcgaacatggattgtgtgcggatgctgtcgtggcaccggcggccgatgccacgcggcctgTGCCAGCTGGCGGCCGCTGGTGCcaggcggccgaaaacggatccccaacggcttgcccagctctcagcagatgcataggcatccccgtggtgtagaggggagtaaactgttcgggagttaggtagcgaaccccctctgtgtgcgggtcttagcttttgttgcgagcatatcgagcgccttctcaggttgctttttatggttccggtgcgtatgcattagaaaatcgtggtagtatccatactaacgttctcctccggcaagtatgaagagaccctaatgtggatacttccttaaaaaaaaaacaactattctctgTTTTTAcactatatgtataatttacgttaatatataaggatgtgtgatgctgtttcacgaagaggcaggaacgattcctatctccataatgttgtagaggagagatatcGATAGTTCGCCTAAGGAGTTGTAGAGCCCCGAAAAACCtgtttttttgtgccacgcacagcagggaactgtcaacgcgctctcgaaacgCCATCTGGTATTGATCAGCCGCT is a window encoding:
- the LOC143359827 gene encoding uncharacterized protein LOC143359827, which produces MAIKMALGLRMSTPSNVVLSEACIPYMQDRASLLCKLYLSKIISNTQHSTIKHIEEFRHIINSPNNAGEKYKNSIINKCIKEVKEVEYLYFKKDNYSCLATDYRSLMTEIGSNIDSGKQLQESDAANYDFNTILEEKYKESICIYTDGSKGTKEISTGAAIYCPKMRLQQTSSIHKAASVYTAECYANTMALNLCLEDVVKSYVIITDSLSAVQSLTSVNVNVKTNNYILEGKRKLKEFIDKSTNNSKVEFMWIPSHRGIEGNEVVDRLAKTVTITDHNEQIKIPYTDFKQIYSEQMWEDFQDNLKYQFISKGILYYENYYDTRKKPWFHKRGMLRDVIVRICRLRSNHYNTKESLARKRIIESTECECRNPVESMNHILWDCPLYDMGRQDFIKKLRKLNINPPVDISYFLSEPKIRLLKILKEYCDVNDIKV